One Orrella dioscoreae genomic window carries:
- a CDS encoding FAD binding domain-containing protein, whose protein sequence is MKPQAVDYIRADTAKEAIDLLAKLGQDARILAGGQSLMAVLNMRLAQPTALIDISRCQELDYARIADGHLCVGAAATQASVEWRPELAREVPLLAQIFPHISHFQIRNRGTVCGSVAHADPSAELPLALVALGGQVVLRGPKKRRVLAADDFFQGMLMTARAPDELVEEVRFPLGREGERVAFTEFATRHGDFAVASVAAVRRGDALRLAVGGVADRPRAATLPLQAGAEQDTALNDFAWSLGAQDDHHASARFRRHLVRRLGAQMIARVTDARAAEETT, encoded by the coding sequence ATGAAGCCGCAGGCCGTCGACTACATACGCGCCGACACGGCGAAGGAAGCCATCGACCTGCTGGCCAAGCTGGGCCAGGACGCACGCATCCTGGCGGGCGGCCAGTCGCTGATGGCGGTGCTGAACATGCGCCTGGCGCAGCCCACGGCGCTCATCGACATCTCGCGTTGCCAGGAACTGGACTACGCGCGCATCGCCGATGGCCACCTGTGCGTGGGCGCGGCAGCCACCCAGGCCAGCGTCGAATGGCGGCCGGAACTGGCGCGCGAAGTGCCGCTGCTGGCGCAGATATTTCCCCATATCTCGCACTTCCAGATCCGCAATCGCGGCACGGTCTGCGGCTCCGTTGCGCATGCCGACCCGAGCGCGGAGCTGCCGCTGGCCCTGGTGGCGCTGGGCGGCCAAGTGGTGCTGCGCGGCCCGAAGAAGCGCCGCGTGCTGGCGGCCGACGATTTCTTCCAGGGCATGTTGATGACGGCGCGTGCGCCCGATGAACTGGTCGAAGAGGTGCGTTTCCCGCTGGGCAGGGAAGGAGAGCGCGTGGCCTTCACCGAATTCGCCACGCGCCACGGTGACTTCGCTGTGGCCTCGGTGGCCGCCGTGCGGCGCGGCGACGCGCTGCGGCTGGCGGTGGGCGGCGTCGCGGACCGGCCACGCGCGGCCACGCTGCCGCTGCAGGCCGGCGCCGAACAGGACACGGCCCTGAACGATTTCGCCTGGTCGCTGGGCGCCCAGGATGACCACCACGCCAGCGCGCGCTTTCGCCGCCACCTGGTGCGCCGGCTGGGCGCGCAGATGATCGCGCGGGTCACGGACGCGCGCGCCGCCGAGGAGACGACATGA
- a CDS encoding UbiX family flavin prenyltransferase, which yields MQPPVTSTPAAPPRRLIVAITGASGAVYGVRLLQVLRQLPGWETHLVMSASGGLTASQELSLTRGEIESFADVVHNAKDIGAAISSGSFRTEGMVIAPCSMKTLAGVALGMADNLVTRAADVALKERRRVVLLARETPLNLAHLRNMTTATEMGAIVFPPVPAFYAMPASLDDMIDHTVGRVLDLFDVPHQGLVRRWEGLRKPGETSAAQDT from the coding sequence ATGCAGCCGCCCGTTACCTCGACTCCCGCCGCGCCGCCGCGCCGCCTGATCGTCGCCATCACCGGCGCCAGCGGCGCGGTCTATGGCGTGCGCCTGCTGCAGGTGCTGCGCCAGCTGCCTGGCTGGGAAACGCACCTGGTGATGTCTGCCTCGGGCGGCCTGACCGCCTCGCAGGAGCTGTCCCTGACACGCGGCGAGATCGAATCCTTCGCCGATGTGGTGCACAACGCCAAGGACATCGGCGCCGCGATCTCCAGCGGTTCGTTCCGCACGGAAGGCATGGTGATCGCGCCGTGCTCGATGAAGACGCTGGCGGGCGTGGCGCTGGGCATGGCCGACAACCTGGTGACGCGCGCCGCCGACGTGGCGCTGAAGGAGCGCCGCCGCGTGGTGCTGCTGGCGCGCGAGACGCCGCTGAACCTGGCTCACCTGCGCAACATGACCACGGCCACCGAAATGGGCGCCATCGTCTTTCCGCCCGTGCCGGCCTTCTATGCGATGCCGGCCTCGCTGGACGACATGATCGACCACACCGTGGGCCGCGTGCTGGATCTCTTCGATGTGCCGCACCAGGGGCTGGTGCGGCGCTGGGAGGGATTGCGCAAGCCTGGCGAGACGTCGGCAGCCCAAGACACCTGA
- a CDS encoding aldehyde dehydrogenase family protein: MSIEALNLIGGTWQPARSGKTATSTDPSDGSVLGRFPDSGDADARAAIAAAREAFERPDWAQNPRLRQQVLLRWADRLEARTEALAELLTRENGKVLAQSRGEMAGAISEIRYYAGLARHIPGHAMEVEPGVFSTLLKEPAGVAGLIIPWNAPIVLLIRSLAPALAAGCTTVVKPAPQTALVSWDVLRELDAATGLPKGVLNLLSETGHAVAQRLVESPEVEVISFTGSNGTGQRIMAAAAPTMKKLSLELGGKSSCLVFEDADVAKVAPALAAAATIISGQQCTAARRVLVHASRYDEMKQALAQALGALRVGPGLAQGVQIGPLIDAAARDHVEARIAATLDAADEVIVRGGRPQDAPKQGCYLLPTLVAHRDTSAFFVQEEIFGPLLVLEKFEDEREAVTRANHSEFGLSASVWTNDGARGWRVARALRNGTVWLNDHNKLFAEAETGGYRRSGIGRLHGFDALIDFVEIKHIYQNAGVV, encoded by the coding sequence ATGAGCATCGAAGCCCTCAACCTGATCGGCGGCACCTGGCAGCCGGCGCGCTCGGGCAAGACCGCCACCAGCACCGACCCGTCGGACGGCAGCGTGCTGGGGCGCTTTCCCGACAGCGGGGACGCGGACGCGCGGGCGGCCATCGCCGCCGCGCGCGAGGCGTTCGAGCGGCCCGACTGGGCGCAGAACCCGCGCCTGCGCCAGCAGGTGCTGCTGCGCTGGGCCGACAGGCTGGAGGCGCGGACCGAGGCGCTGGCGGAACTGCTGACGCGCGAGAACGGCAAGGTGTTGGCGCAGTCGCGCGGCGAGATGGCGGGCGCGATCTCCGAGATCCGCTATTACGCCGGCCTGGCGCGCCACATTCCCGGCCACGCCATGGAAGTCGAGCCGGGTGTGTTCTCGACCCTGCTGAAGGAGCCGGCCGGCGTCGCGGGCCTCATCATCCCGTGGAACGCGCCGATCGTGCTGTTGATCCGCTCGCTGGCGCCGGCGTTGGCCGCGGGCTGCACGACGGTGGTGAAGCCCGCGCCGCAGACGGCGCTGGTCAGTTGGGACGTGCTGCGCGAACTCGATGCCGCCACGGGCCTGCCCAAGGGCGTGCTGAACCTGCTGAGCGAAACCGGCCACGCGGTCGCGCAGCGCCTGGTCGAATCGCCCGAGGTCGAGGTCATCAGCTTCACGGGGTCTAACGGCACGGGCCAGCGCATCATGGCCGCCGCCGCGCCCACCATGAAGAAGCTGTCGCTGGAGCTGGGCGGCAAGTCCAGCTGCCTGGTCTTCGAGGATGCCGATGTGGCCAAGGTGGCGCCGGCGCTGGCGGCCGCCGCCACCATCATTTCCGGGCAACAGTGCACCGCCGCGCGCCGCGTGCTGGTGCATGCCTCGCGCTACGACGAGATGAAGCAGGCGTTGGCGCAGGCGCTGGGGGCGCTGCGCGTGGGACCAGGCCTGGCCCAGGGCGTGCAGATCGGGCCGCTGATCGACGCCGCCGCGCGGGATCACGTGGAGGCGCGCATCGCCGCCACGCTGGATGCCGCCGACGAAGTGATCGTGCGCGGCGGCCGCCCGCAGGATGCGCCGAAGCAGGGTTGCTACCTGCTGCCCACGCTGGTGGCGCACCGCGACACCAGCGCCTTCTTCGTGCAGGAAGAGATCTTCGGTCCCCTGCTGGTGCTGGAGAAGTTCGAGGACGAGCGCGAGGCCGTGACGCGCGCCAACCACAGCGAGTTCGGCCTGTCCGCCAGCGTGTGGACGAACGACGGCGCGCGCGGCTGGCGCGTGGCGCGCGCGCTGCGCAACGGCACGGTCTGGCTGAACGACCACAACAAGCTCTTCGCCGAGGCGGAGACCGGCGGCTACCGCCGCAGCGGCATCGGCCGCCTGCACGGGTTCGACGCCCTGATCGACTTCGTCGAGATCAAGCACATCTACCAGAACGCCGGCGTGGTCTGA
- a CDS encoding UbiD family decarboxylase, with the protein MRNEQALPVHTDFRRWLAHLQDTGRLAVAREGVALTHELAAIAKHMDGRKAVYFPKPEGATVPVVSGFMSRRGWIAEAMGVPQSGLLDAFRRAAEAPMAWREVQDPPCQQVVHREPDVRGILPVPTHSEHDNGPYITAGLVIARNPVTGVQNVSINRIQVHARDRMAILLLPRHLWAFYKEAEARNEALAVAVVIGVDPMTMLASQAITPIDHDELEIAGALHGAPLPVTKCLTNEVRVPAHAEIVIEGRLLPRVREEEGPFGEFPKYYSAREAREVIQVDAITHRRDPIYHTIIPAEMEHLLLGSIPREATLLAILQRSHQDVRDVHLSIGGVGRYHLYVKMHKRHEGQPKNVILAAFGAHYDIKQVIVVDEDVDVHDPQQVEWAVATRFQADRDLVVIAGAQGSALDPSTTLTRPARDGVQPPHEQGISAKMGLDATRPVAYHEHVFTKVRVPGEDTVDPARDLDSGARADFHLS; encoded by the coding sequence ATGAGGAACGAACAGGCACTGCCGGTCCACACCGACTTCCGGCGCTGGCTGGCCCATCTGCAGGACACGGGCAGGCTGGCGGTGGCGCGCGAGGGCGTGGCGTTGACCCATGAGCTGGCGGCCATCGCCAAGCACATGGACGGCCGGAAGGCCGTCTACTTCCCCAAGCCCGAGGGCGCCACGGTGCCGGTGGTGTCCGGTTTCATGTCCCGGCGCGGCTGGATCGCCGAGGCCATGGGCGTGCCGCAATCCGGCTTGCTGGATGCCTTCCGCCGCGCGGCCGAGGCGCCGATGGCCTGGCGCGAGGTCCAGGATCCGCCTTGCCAGCAGGTGGTGCATCGCGAGCCGGACGTGCGCGGCATCCTGCCCGTGCCCACGCACAGCGAACATGACAACGGTCCCTACATCACGGCGGGCCTGGTGATCGCGCGCAATCCGGTGACGGGCGTGCAGAACGTGTCGATCAACCGCATCCAGGTACATGCCCGCGACCGCATGGCCATCCTGCTGCTGCCGCGCCACCTGTGGGCTTTCTACAAGGAAGCCGAGGCGCGCAACGAGGCGCTGGCCGTGGCGGTGGTGATCGGCGTGGACCCGATGACGATGCTGGCCTCGCAGGCCATCACGCCCATCGACCATGACGAACTGGAGATCGCCGGCGCCCTGCACGGCGCGCCGCTGCCCGTGACCAAGTGCCTGACCAACGAGGTGCGGGTGCCCGCCCATGCCGAGATCGTCATCGAAGGCCGCCTGCTGCCGCGCGTGCGCGAGGAAGAGGGCCCCTTCGGCGAGTTTCCGAAGTACTACAGCGCCCGCGAGGCGCGCGAGGTCATCCAGGTCGACGCCATCACGCATCGCCGCGACCCGATCTATCACACCATCATCCCGGCCGAGATGGAGCACCTGCTGCTGGGCTCGATCCCGCGCGAGGCGACGCTGCTGGCCATCCTGCAGCGCAGCCACCAGGACGTGCGCGACGTGCACCTGTCGATCGGCGGGGTGGGCCGCTATCACCTGTACGTGAAGATGCACAAGCGCCACGAGGGCCAGCCCAAGAACGTCATCCTGGCGGCTTTCGGCGCGCACTACGACATCAAGCAGGTGATCGTGGTGGACGAGGACGTGGACGTGCACGATCCGCAGCAGGTCGAGTGGGCGGTGGCCACGCGCTTCCAGGCCGATCGCGACCTGGTGGTGATCGCGGGCGCGCAGGGCTCGGCGCTGGACCCGTCGACCACGCTCACGCGTCCGGCCAGGGACGGCGTGCAACCGCCGCACGAACAGGGCATCAGCGCCAAGATGGGCCTGGATGCCACGCGTCCGGTGGCGTACCACGAGCATGTCTTCACCAAGGTCCGCGTGCCGGGCGAAGACACCGTGGACCCGGCGCGTGACCTGGACAGCGGCGCACGCGCCGACTTCCACCTGTCCTGA
- a CDS encoding (2Fe-2S)-binding protein, giving the protein MKTYAQDGSHVIRLTLNGQPRSGACESRTLLSDFLRDTLGATGTHVGCEHGVCGACTVQIDGVAGRACLTLAVQVDERSVDTVEGLCGLEDDFSDLQEAFHRNHALQCGFCTAGILMSCADYLRRRPDPTEQEVRDMLSGHLCRCTGYTNIVRAVLETAAARRAATAPATTGE; this is encoded by the coding sequence ATGAAGACCTATGCCCAGGACGGCAGCCACGTCATCCGGCTCACGCTCAATGGCCAGCCGCGCAGCGGCGCGTGCGAGTCACGCACGCTGCTCTCGGATTTCCTGCGCGACACGCTGGGCGCCACCGGCACGCACGTCGGCTGCGAGCACGGCGTGTGCGGCGCCTGCACGGTGCAGATCGACGGCGTGGCAGGCCGCGCCTGTCTGACGCTGGCCGTGCAGGTGGACGAGCGCAGCGTCGACACGGTCGAGGGACTGTGCGGCCTGGAGGACGATTTCTCGGACCTGCAGGAAGCCTTTCATCGCAACCACGCCCTGCAGTGCGGCTTCTGCACGGCCGGCATCCTGATGTCCTGCGCGGATTACCTGCGCCGGCGCCCGGACCCGACCGAACAGGAGGTGCGCGACATGCTGTCGGGCCATCTTTGCCGGTGCACCGGCTACACCAACATCGTCCGCGCCGTCCTGGAGACGGCAGCGGCGCGCCGGGCGGCCACCGCCCCGGCGACCACGGGGGAGTGA
- a CDS encoding tripartite tricarboxylate transporter substrate binding protein: MNKVARAAAVLAIGVLGLAAGASAQGTYPDKPIRIVVPYPAGGFNDTLGRVVGAKLAEAWGQPAIVDNKPGAGTQIGTSFAAKAPADGYTVLVVQFPFAANPWLYRQLPYDTAKDFAPVVLAGRSPMLLVVNAKSRYQSTADVLAAAKARPGAINYGSSGSGSSNHLAMELFESMAGVEMTQVPYKGSTPLLTDLAGGQVEVAFDAFPHALPFIQSGKVRPLAIASADRSPLMPELPTLGQAGVPGYEVSSWHGFVVPAGTPAPIVEKLNTQINAILKQPEVRKVFAEQGVVPDGGTAAEFGAFIGQQMDMWKKVVSESGIPPQ, translated from the coding sequence ATGAACAAGGTAGCGCGCGCAGCAGCGGTTCTGGCGATCGGAGTGCTTGGCCTGGCGGCCGGCGCCTCGGCGCAGGGCACGTATCCGGACAAGCCGATCCGGATCGTGGTGCCGTATCCGGCGGGGGGCTTCAACGACACGCTGGGCCGCGTGGTGGGCGCCAAGCTTGCCGAGGCCTGGGGCCAGCCGGCCATCGTCGACAACAAGCCGGGCGCCGGCACGCAGATCGGCACGTCGTTCGCTGCCAAGGCGCCGGCCGATGGCTACACCGTGCTGGTGGTGCAGTTCCCCTTCGCGGCCAACCCCTGGCTCTACAGGCAATTGCCCTATGACACGGCGAAGGACTTCGCGCCCGTGGTGCTGGCAGGCCGCTCGCCCATGCTGCTGGTGGTGAATGCCAAGTCGCGGTACCAGAGCACGGCCGACGTGCTGGCCGCGGCCAAGGCCAGGCCGGGCGCCATCAACTACGGCTCGTCGGGCAGCGGCTCGTCCAACCACCTGGCGATGGAGCTGTTCGAAAGCATGGCGGGCGTCGAGATGACGCAGGTGCCCTACAAGGGCAGCACGCCGCTGCTGACCGACCTGGCCGGCGGCCAGGTGGAAGTGGCGTTCGACGCCTTCCCCCACGCGCTGCCCTTCATCCAGTCGGGCAAGGTGCGGCCGCTGGCCATCGCCAGCGCCGATCGCTCGCCGCTGATGCCCGAACTGCCCACCCTCGGCCAGGCCGGCGTGCCGGGCTACGAGGTGTCGTCGTGGCACGGCTTCGTGGTGCCGGCAGGCACGCCCGCGCCCATCGTGGAGAAACTCAACACGCAGATCAACGCCATCCTGAAACAGCCCGAGGTGCGCAAGGTCTTTGCCGAGCAGGGCGTGGTGCCCGATGGCGGCACGGCCGCCGAGTTCGGCGCCTTCATCGGACAGCAGATGGACATGTGGAAGAAGGTCGTGAGCGAGTCGGGCATTCCGCCGCAGTAA
- a CDS encoding xanthine dehydrogenase family protein molybdopterin-binding subunit codes for MSHSSSSSDASDNRPHLGRPMARLENRAILTGRGQYGDDVAVPAGTLHAAVVRAPHAHARITGIDASAALAVPGVRAVLLPEDVAAWSKPFVVGVKQPMEQWALAQEKVRYVGEPVVVVIAESRYQAEDGADRVTVSYEQLPPAVDVVEAAEDDAPVLHEKVGTNVVSDRSFRYGDPEKAFAEADHVIALDVRYPRNSCTPIEGAVVVAQYLSAQDGYEASSNFMGPFTLHTVMALALKISGNQLRHKTFKDSGGSFGVKQSVFPYVVLMCLAARKAQAPVKWVEDRLEHLTAATSATGRASRIEAAVRADGRITALSYDQLDDVGGYLRAPEPATFYRMHGCLTGAYDIPNLRVRNRVVLTNKTPAGLVRGFGGPQVYFALERVMQRISVELGIEPLALYRRNFIPSDAFPYQAAAGALIDSGDYTGALDRVRAEGGLDDLLARRDAARAEGRLYGIGYAAIVEPSVSNMGYITTAMPAEARAKAGPKNGAIAAATVGIDPLGGLNVVVASSPAGQGHRTVCAQVVADVFGVQPEQVAVNVEFDTAKDAWSVAAGNYSSRFAGAVAGTLHLACLKLRDKLSRIAAHQFGVAPEDVRFANGKIFPEQAPERGVAFTRLAASPHWAPGLLPEGMDPGLRETAFWTPPQLTAPDEQDRVNTSAAYGFAFDVCAVEIDRDTGRVRIDRYITTHDAGRILNPALVDGQIRGAFAQGLGAALMEEFRYGADGSFQSGTYADYLLPTTCEVPEPVILHQETPSPFTPLGAKGVGEGNNMSTPPCIANAVADALGVRDITLPLTATRVMDLLGMEDPPSSKPQEEASAEPAGKGGKALAARGEVLLPASPEAVFAVLLDPKALANVIPGCNALQAVGENRYRADVTVGVGMIKARYAAEVSLSELDPPNSLRLSGSGLSSVGSAKGSGKVTLTAAEGGTLLGYDYQAEVSGKVAAVGGRMLEGAAKIVLRQLFEQLGRQAGGGSAASASGPWWRRLLRRLGVGR; via the coding sequence ATGAGTCATTCCTCTTCGTCTTCGGACGCGTCAGACAACCGGCCTCACCTGGGACGGCCGATGGCGCGGCTGGAGAATCGGGCCATCCTGACCGGCCGCGGCCAGTATGGCGACGACGTGGCCGTGCCCGCGGGCACGCTGCACGCTGCCGTGGTGCGCGCCCCCCACGCGCATGCCCGCATCACGGGCATCGACGCCAGCGCGGCGCTGGCCGTGCCGGGCGTGCGGGCCGTGCTGCTGCCCGAGGACGTGGCCGCCTGGTCCAAGCCTTTCGTGGTGGGCGTGAAGCAGCCCATGGAGCAATGGGCGCTGGCGCAGGAAAAGGTGCGCTACGTGGGCGAGCCCGTGGTCGTGGTGATCGCCGAATCGCGCTACCAGGCGGAAGACGGCGCCGACCGCGTCACCGTCAGCTACGAGCAGTTGCCGCCTGCCGTGGACGTGGTGGAGGCCGCCGAGGACGACGCGCCGGTGCTGCACGAGAAGGTCGGCACCAACGTGGTCAGCGACCGCAGCTTCCGCTACGGCGACCCGGAGAAGGCGTTCGCCGAGGCGGACCACGTGATCGCGCTGGACGTGCGTTATCCGCGCAATTCCTGCACCCCGATCGAGGGCGCGGTGGTGGTGGCGCAGTACCTCTCGGCACAGGATGGCTACGAGGCCAGCTCCAATTTCATGGGGCCCTTCACGCTGCACACGGTGATGGCGCTGGCGCTGAAGATTTCCGGCAACCAGCTGCGCCACAAGACCTTCAAGGATTCGGGCGGCAGCTTCGGCGTGAAGCAGTCGGTGTTCCCCTATGTGGTGCTGATGTGCCTGGCCGCGCGCAAGGCGCAGGCGCCGGTGAAGTGGGTGGAAGACCGCCTGGAGCACCTGACGGCCGCGACGTCGGCCACGGGCCGCGCCAGCCGCATCGAGGCCGCCGTGCGCGCAGACGGCCGCATCACGGCGCTGTCCTACGACCAGCTGGACGACGTGGGCGGCTATCTGCGGGCGCCCGAGCCTGCCACCTTCTATCGCATGCATGGCTGCCTGACGGGCGCCTACGACATTCCCAACCTGCGCGTGCGCAACCGCGTGGTGCTGACCAACAAGACGCCTGCCGGACTGGTGCGCGGCTTCGGCGGACCACAGGTGTATTTCGCGCTGGAGCGCGTGATGCAGCGCATCTCGGTGGAACTGGGCATCGAGCCGCTGGCGCTGTACCGGCGCAACTTCATTCCCAGCGATGCCTTCCCTTATCAGGCGGCGGCCGGCGCCCTGATCGACTCGGGTGATTACACGGGGGCGCTGGATCGCGTGCGCGCCGAGGGCGGGCTGGACGACCTGCTGGCGCGCCGCGACGCCGCGCGCGCCGAAGGCCGGCTGTATGGCATCGGCTATGCCGCCATCGTCGAGCCCTCGGTGTCCAACATGGGCTACATCACCACGGCCATGCCCGCCGAGGCGCGCGCCAAGGCGGGCCCGAAGAACGGCGCCATCGCCGCCGCCACCGTGGGCATCGATCCGCTGGGCGGCCTGAACGTCGTGGTGGCCTCGTCGCCCGCGGGGCAGGGGCATCGCACGGTTTGCGCCCAGGTGGTGGCCGACGTGTTCGGCGTGCAGCCCGAGCAGGTGGCGGTGAATGTGGAATTCGACACGGCCAAGGATGCCTGGTCGGTCGCGGCCGGCAACTATTCCAGCCGTTTCGCGGGCGCCGTGGCGGGCACGCTGCACCTGGCCTGCCTGAAGCTGCGCGACAAGCTGTCGCGCATCGCGGCCCACCAGTTCGGCGTGGCGCCCGAGGACGTGCGCTTTGCCAACGGCAAGATCTTTCCCGAGCAGGCGCCCGAGCGCGGCGTGGCCTTCACCCGCCTGGCCGCCTCGCCGCACTGGGCGCCCGGCCTGTTGCCGGAAGGCATGGACCCGGGCCTGCGCGAGACGGCGTTCTGGACGCCGCCGCAACTGACCGCGCCCGATGAGCAGGACCGGGTCAATACCTCGGCTGCCTATGGCTTCGCGTTCGACGTGTGCGCGGTGGAGATCGATCGCGATACCGGCCGCGTGCGCATCGACCGCTACATCACGACCCACGACGCGGGCCGCATCCTGAACCCGGCGCTGGTGGATGGCCAGATCCGCGGCGCGTTCGCCCAGGGCCTGGGCGCGGCGCTGATGGAAGAGTTCCGTTACGGCGCGGACGGCAGCTTCCAGTCGGGCACCTATGCCGACTACCTGCTGCCCACCACCTGCGAAGTGCCCGAGCCGGTGATCCTGCACCAGGAGACGCCATCGCCTTTCACGCCGCTGGGCGCCAAGGGGGTGGGCGAGGGCAACAACATGAGCACGCCGCCCTGTATCGCCAACGCCGTGGCCGATGCGCTGGGCGTGCGCGATATCACCTTGCCGCTGACGGCCACGCGGGTGATGGACCTGCTGGGCATGGAAGACCCGCCCTCCAGCAAACCGCAGGAGGAGGCCAGCGCCGAACCGGCGGGCAAGGGCGGCAAGGCGCTGGCTGCGCGCGGCGAAGTGCTGTTGCCGGCCTCGCCCGAGGCGGTGTTCGCGGTCCTGCTGGACCCCAAGGCACTGGCCAATGTCATCCCGGGCTGCAACGCCTTGCAGGCCGTGGGCGAGAACCGCTATCGCGCCGACGTCACGGTGGGCGTGGGCATGATCAAGGCGCGCTACGCGGCGGAGGTCTCGCTGTCCGAGCTCGACCCCCCCAACAGCCTGCGTCTGTCCGGCTCGGGCCTGTCGTCGGTGGGGTCGGCCAAGGGCAGCGGCAAGGTCACGCTGACCGCCGCCGAAGGCGGCACGCTGCTGGGCTATGACTACCAGGCCGAGGTGTCGGGCAAGGTGGCCGCGGTGGGCGGACGCATGCTGGAAGGCGCGGCCAAGATCGTGCTGCGCCAGCTGTTCGAGCAACTGGGCCGGCAGGCGGGAGGCGGCTCGGCCGCGTCTGCGTCCGGCCCATGGTGGCGGCGCCTGCTGCGCCGCCTGGGAGTGGGGCGATGA
- a CDS encoding AMP-binding protein: MLDLGRTFLQSVERSPQALAIVDGDLRRTYAQWRDEIAGLVAGLQGMGLARGDHVLAVLQNRYEMATLHWACQFAGLIMTPLNWRAKPEEVDYCAADAQVRVVFFEAVNEEAVRASKAVQTVPCVAVGALAGAPIGGAPTFAQLLATPAGALQPQASADDYSLMLYTSGTTGKPKGVPRRHRHERAAALGHVAQNLYRRGERTLGVMPLYHTMGVRSLLAMALVDGLFVCMPKFDAAQTLAIIEAEGITCLYLVPTLYHDMLSCQERQGGDLSSVTKLGFAGAPMHDALLQRLNTAVGPELFVNHYGSSEVYTFSIDQDAMRKPGSAGRAGINTRLRVIRLDAQTPDEVAAVNEEGQIVADLSGDEAFEHYWNRADADAKSLRQGWYCTGDTGYFDEDGDLFVTGRVDDMIISGGENISPVDIESVVSLHPGVDEVAVAGLRDERWGQRVVAFVKRKDAEADAAAEAAALDAHCRQSDLPNFKRPREYVFVTEIPKSPVGKVLRRKLVAGEYEAEGGQGAAPAAPAKS, encoded by the coding sequence ATGCTGGACCTTGGACGGACCTTCCTGCAAAGCGTGGAGCGCAGCCCGCAAGCGCTTGCCATCGTCGACGGCGACCTGCGCCGGACCTATGCGCAATGGCGCGACGAAATCGCCGGGCTGGTCGCGGGCCTGCAGGGCATGGGCCTGGCGCGTGGCGACCACGTGCTGGCGGTGCTGCAGAACCGCTATGAAATGGCCACGCTGCATTGGGCCTGCCAGTTCGCCGGCCTGATCATGACGCCGCTGAACTGGCGCGCCAAGCCCGAGGAGGTGGACTACTGCGCGGCCGATGCGCAGGTTCGCGTGGTGTTCTTCGAGGCGGTCAACGAAGAGGCCGTGCGTGCCAGCAAGGCCGTGCAGACCGTGCCTTGCGTGGCCGTGGGCGCGCTGGCCGGCGCGCCCATCGGCGGCGCACCCACCTTCGCGCAATTGCTGGCCACGCCTGCCGGCGCCCTGCAGCCGCAGGCCAGCGCCGATGACTATTCCTTGATGCTCTACACCTCGGGCACCACCGGCAAGCCCAAGGGCGTGCCGCGCCGCCATCGCCACGAGCGCGCCGCCGCGCTGGGCCACGTGGCGCAGAATCTCTACCGCCGCGGCGAGCGCACGCTGGGCGTGATGCCGCTGTATCACACGATGGGCGTGCGCTCGCTGCTGGCGATGGCGCTGGTCGACGGCCTCTTCGTGTGCATGCCGAAGTTCGACGCGGCGCAGACCCTGGCCATCATCGAGGCAGAGGGCATCACCTGCCTGTATCTCGTGCCGACGCTGTATCACGACATGCTGTCCTGCCAGGAACGCCAGGGCGGCGACCTGTCCTCGGTGACCAAGCTGGGATTCGCCGGCGCGCCGATGCACGACGCGCTGCTGCAACGCCTGAACACCGCGGTCGGGCCCGAGCTCTTCGTCAATCACTACGGCTCGTCCGAGGTCTATACCTTCTCCATCGACCAGGACGCCATGAGGAAGCCCGGCAGCGCCGGCCGTGCGGGCATCAACACGCGCCTGCGCGTCATCAGGCTCGATGCGCAGACGCCCGACGAGGTGGCGGCGGTCAACGAGGAAGGCCAGATCGTGGCCGACCTGTCGGGAGACGAGGCCTTCGAACACTACTGGAACCGGGCCGATGCCGACGCCAAGTCCTTGCGCCAGGGCTGGTATTGCACGGGCGACACGGGCTACTTCGACGAAGACGGGGATCTCTTCGTGACGGGCCGGGTGGACGACATGATCATCAGCGGCGGCGAGAACATCTCGCCGGTGGACATCGAGTCGGTGGTGTCGCTGCATCCGGGCGTGGACGAGGTGGCGGTGGCCGGCCTGCGCGACGAACGCTGGGGCCAGCGCGTGGTGGCCTTCGTCAAGCGCAAGGATGCCGAGGCCGACGCCGCGGCGGAAGCCGCCGCGCTGGACGCGCACTGCCGCCAGTCGGACCTGCCGAACTTCAAGCGTCCGCGTGAATATGTGTTTGTGACCGAGATTCCCAAATCGCCCGTGGGCAAGGTCTTGCGCAGGAAGCTGGTGGCGGGTGAATACGAAGCCGAGGGCGGGCAGGGCGCCGCGCCCGCCGCGCCGGCGAAATCCTAG